GACAAAAACGATAAACTAAACAAATGGagatttttaaagtcattttaatttaacatgcGATTAATTTAACAGGCCAATTCATCCTTATCTTCAGCTCAGCCTACAGGTTTGATTACTGTCACAGTTGaagaaaaagcaattaaaaagtGGATTAATCTTAAGATGTTGTCACAGACTGTTGAGAAATGGCCTGAAATTGGATGTTTTCTGCGTTTGAAGAACTGCAGGTATGAAAAGCGCATTTAACAAACTTTACTGgttgataaattgtcccagaaattattgcgattaACAATAGTCTTGTCATTTCGAGACAATTTGCAAGTAATATAATGAAAATGGCATCACAGGGAACGTTCACTCCCTCAAAGACTAATAAGTTTTGGTTTTGTACACAACAATCAACACTGCATGCTGACAAAATGGAGGCCGGCGTTTCACACAGCTACAAGATGGAGGCCGGCagacagcagatttttttaattttttaaatcaattttgggacattttattttgagaatctggacttttatacaaaacaatattttggcACACTCCTACTGTGGAGTGATGATCAATAATGTAAAACTCGGATTTGTGAATGACATCACAACCAAATTTAGGACATTGCTAACACGTTGCTAGTTGGAAAACCAGTGGGATTAGCCATCTGTTTTCggtgctaattgctgctggcagGTAGTTTTGTTGAGGTTTTATTGTGTCAATTCCTGGTTTAAAGAGATAAACCATTATAGCTGAGGACAAATAGTTCCTACATgcaactgtattttatttgtggcagccatattggatatttatgcaaattaattatttgcataaGGTCCTTGGCTAGCCTTGTTTGTCGCAGTTCTTGAAGGTTCTCAGAAATCAACCTTTATCTTAATGATGTTCACTTCCATCATGAAGTGTCAGATTATATTATGCCATAATGGCATGCCATAAAATAATAGTCATTGACTAAATTGTTTCAGTTACATTTaagattatatattttttaaattatgtaagaTTGCTTACATTAATTATGCAATACAAGTTGGTTTGTTTACTGTTATAGAAGTGTATTCAGTACCTGATCTCATtggctttatttaaatatgatgcTATTTTGAGCAGCAAAAGGATATTACATAAGATCCAAAAATAATATTCTGAGTGGCTTGGATATTTATCAAACATGTGTCAAGTGTGCAGCTCTATCGACCGCCCCTGTTGACATTTCTGCCTGTTAAATGTCAAACTACACCCTGGTGAATATTGCTCTGGTCCTTTCCATCCTCATTAGCTCAGTAAGTATTAGCGCTACCCGTTCAGCTCACACCACAACAACCCAGATCAATATGTACAATTGGATAAAACTGGTGCTAAGCACGCTGTAGTATCAAcaagagtaaataaaaagatttttaaaaatacaacatatttgACTCCTTTAGTGGCTAGGGTTGCTACAGCACTGATGCTAACATTACATTACTTAATTTGGACACATCTGCTGTGTCACGTTGTTACGGCAAACTTGTTGAACCAGCTAGCTATGTTGTAGTACAGAGGCTAATATGTTGTACAAGCTAGAAAGGCTAAAGTTAACTTGCTGTACCGGCTAGAAGTACTAAGGCTAACTTCCTGTGCCAGCAAGCTATTTCAATGCTGAGGCTAATCTGCTGGACGAGCTAGAAGTGCTATAGCTAACTTGCTGGACCAGCAGTACTAAGGCGAACTAGTTGTTCCAGCTGCGCTAATGCTAACTTGCTGTACCGGCTAGCTGTGTTTCAGTGCTACAGTTAGCCTTCTTTAGCATGTTACAGTACCAAGTAGGTTCTGTTGAAGGTTCTGGTACCACCTACTAATGGAAAATCGTTTTatggcctgttttttttttatttatttttttatgttttgtcgtTCAGGTCAGCAGCTGGTGGTGTTTCGGGGCCACGATGGGAAAGCCCATGTGCTGGACGCGTATTGCCCCCACCTGGGCGCCAACCTGGCTGTGGGGGGCCGCGTGTTGGGAAACTGCATCGAATGCCCGTTCCATGGCTGGCAGTATCGGGGAAGCGACGGGAAATGTGAGAAGATTCCCTACTCAGATAAAGGTACAAAAACAGCACAGACAGCTTCCTGTCTTTGGTTTCAGTGGTTCAATCGCTAAATATGCTGGAAAATCTtagtttttatgactttattctgttttctattttcacaatggtctctccttccttcctttctatTCTTCCTTCCTTGTGTCCTCAATTTCTGTTCTTAAATCTGGAATAATAACATGTTCTTCCTGAGCTCCTTCAGCATTGCATCATAAAGTCAgtatatttattgtaattttgtaCCTTGtgtatacatttgtttttctctctcagtaCCTGAGTTCGCCCAGGTGCGCCGCTGGCCCAGCTGTGAGGTGAACCAGcaggttctggtctggttccaCTGTGACGGGTTGGAACCGCAGTGGAGCGTCCCAGAGCAGCCGGAGGTTGCTAACGGCCAGTGGGTCTACAGAGGCAGAACCGAGCATTTCATCAACTGCCACATTCAGGCAggtggaaaaaaattcaaactaaatattcaccTTTATCTGGAAGCAGCTGAAGTATTAAAGCTTAAAATTTGTATAACAAGACATGTTTCCCAtgttacaagtaaaataatctgccaagggaactagaactgggttgctaggtaacgtgcAGGGCAttcctggggttgctaggtaacggcataTTTGCATATTAGTAAATCTGTTGCTtcactgtttgcttttttcttcctctaaaTTTTCCTTTACTGTATTCAGATTTAGGGCTTCACAATACTTCATAATATAGCTTACTTGTCATAATTAACCAATATTTTTGCGCcttttttaatctattattaTTTCTTGATTATGGATGGTAAAGTTTTTGgcaagtttgttttgtgtttgaaatattaaagcCTGTGATACTTTTGATAGCCtttgtctttgtcattttctactgaagtagaaataaaaattgcacCAAAGAAGATGCAGTTTGCTGATGCATTTACAGACTTATGAGAGAGTgggatttttcagtttttgatgtcttttttattatttaatttgctgACTTTTGATTTTAAGTGAACATTTATAGGGCAGTtcattaaaaaacagagaaacatgtgGCTGTTGATGCTGAAATGAATTGTTTCTTCAGGAGATTCCAGAAAATGGAGCGGACATCGCTCACCTGGGTCACCTGCACACTCCTGGCCTCCCCAGCGGAGTGGATCTGCGCTACATCAACAGCAAAACCTGGGAGTTTGTGCGACACGACTGGAAGGTaatcaaacatttcttctctCTTGCTTGAAATGTTAAAAGTGTTAAGAGCTTCTTCTTGGCTTCATTCAGTCACTATTATCTCTGTGCACTTTGCTCCTGTTTAGTCAACCAAAGATGTCCTCTGgagctttttctgtttcatggAAACACTTTTATCGGCCTTATCAGGGAGAATTTGCATCTTTATATAACAAATCATTCTTGATAAGCCAGAGGAATCCAGATATTGTCTTTATCTGACCTTTGTAATCCTTATTTCACTATAATAGTGAAtcacttttgtctgttttgcttTTCGGTTCCGGTCGAAGGTTGAATGGGATCCAGAGCCTGAACCCAACGGTCACTGCTCTCAGATGAGGGTCAATCATTCACTCACCTTGTTTGGATGCCGTTTGCCTCTGCTGGATCTGCGCGTTGTGGCCAGACAGGTACAGTAAATACAGTACACACAGCTGAAaccacatatttacattttaaaatgattaaattaaaataataaatgagtattactttcttcaaattagaaaaagatataaatatgaaaatagtaTGTAAGGACTTTATAGAACATTTATATTATGTTAAAGCTAAAATGGTGCTCAAGGATtataatttgaattgaagttagcgatttagcattagcttctgctacaCACAGTGTTGGTATAGCACTTAAGGGTTAGCACAGCTAACTACATAGTTAGCtaatttatattatatatactGTACATTTTTTGATAACTACATTCATAAATTACAGGCCTAATAACAGTAATCAATGGCTTTAAGCTCTAAACCCAGCAGTTTATGTTCTTATTCCCGGTTCAGTGCCGTTCGTAACTGTTCCAGGTGGGCCCTGGCGTGGTGTTTCTGCGGTTCGACCACAGCTTCCTGGGCCGCGGCCTGATGATGCACTGTGTGACGCCTGTGGAGCCTCTGCTGCAGTGCGTAACTCACACCATGTTCTACCAGCGAAACATCCCAGCTGTGGTGCCCAAATTCATCCTCAAAGGAGAATCCATTCAGGTGCAGCATTATGAATTTAGATTTATTCAGGtcttttaattcatattttttaactcTTAAACACAAATAGTGAAATTGTTCTTCATTAGGTGTGAAATTGAGATTTGTTCTAATTTGAAAAGATTATTGGCTGTATtttacggtggccgacaggtgcaaatgcgcagcaaaagagaaaacatgcaaacaaaaaaaagacacgtGCACAAACTAAATgcggcaaacaaaaaagaagacacccccgaatgaaatgcagcaaacaaagagaaatgcatttcattcgggggtgttttcttttttgtttgctgcatgttatttgctttttgtttgccgcatttaatttgtgcgtgtgtcttttttttgtttgcatgttttctcttttgctgcgcatttgcacctgtcggccatcGTAgcatttttcaccttttgttttgtttctattttattcttatttttaaaattatttttatttttcaccttttgttttgtttctattttattcatatttttaaaattattttatttttcaccttttgttttgtttctattttattcatatttttaaaatttttattttttaccttttgttttgtttctattttattcatatttttaaaattattttatttttcacatgcCAAAATTGCTCATTATCAGTTGCAAGTTTGTAACAAAAGGATTTATTCTAATTTTCCTTTATCAGCCACTGCATTGATGGTTTAGTCCTGCTAgtctttgtaatatttttaaaattaattttaataataaagaagcTTCATATTAGTGGTGAGATTTATTTAGTAGATTTATCATTCAGTCTTTCTTTATGTCCTTCTGAATCACATGTTACGTTATATCACtcatttatataaatacttattttatttagaggaatatttttacttctACCTTTGGTTAAGTCCTTcaatacttttttcattttatttttacggattttattatgtaatatattgtttttttaaatcttcaaatatttaagttttgaaattatttaccATATGAACATTTAATCAATTTGAAAGGATAATTTTTAacctttagttttattttattaaagcttaTTTACATATTGTGAGTGTTAAGTTCATGttagaagtaaaataaattattattaatttaatttattaagcaaattaaatgaaaactgaaaatccctttttaaatattttatctttaaaggtTGGATCTGTTCTTTAATAGCAGTATGTTGTGTATTTCCTTCGAAATGATTTTAATCTGAAGCGATCTCTGGGTGCATGTATCACCCACTCCTCCTCGCGCCGTACAGTCACTGGAAAAGTGTAAATACTGTCTCATTAAAGCTGATAATTAGCTGGGCGGTGAAGAAACACTGTCAGCTGTTTCAACCAGACAGAAAAACGTGTAAATtaccatacaaataaaataaaatcttggttTAGAAGCTGCATATTATAGTTACAATCAAATAGTTTGATCAAACTtccagaaatcttttttttctccaatgcGGCGCTGAATAGAAACAGTTGACAGCTGTTGGGAAGTAAAATGCCAGATCTCAGCAGCAGCTAAACTCACTGTGGAGTGACATTTAACAGCAGACGCCCTGCTGAGTCACGATAATTTACTGAGACTCGACAGCATAACAAAcataataatgagaataaactcCTGGTCACAGT
The sequence above is a segment of the Gambusia affinis linkage group LG17, SWU_Gaff_1.0, whole genome shotgun sequence genome. Coding sequences within it:
- the zgc:92275 gene encoding cholesterol 7-desaturase nvd — its product is MPMYAALAVGLGLGAVLLTLPSGDFHLEEWGFAKRLVLCVAAGVSVLVLVQLHRLLFRPLELLRTPEDVGYIAEDGRSKARAANDARRRRKVGELPPVYPNGWYRVLDSHMLGRGEVRSAYILGQQLVVFRGHDGKAHVLDAYCPHLGANLAVGGRVLGNCIECPFHGWQYRGSDGKCEKIPYSDKVPEFAQVRRWPSCEVNQQVLVWFHCDGLEPQWSVPEQPEVANGQWVYRGRTEHFINCHIQEIPENGADIAHLGHLHTPGLPSGVDLRYINSKTWEFVRHDWKVEWDPEPEPNGHCSQMRVNHSLTLFGCRLPLLDLRVVARQVGPGVVFLRFDHSFLGRGLMMHCVTPVEPLLQCVTHTMFYQRNIPAVVPKFILKGESIQFERDVMIWNNKMYISKPLLVKEDAAVRRHRRWFSQFYSQNSPRLEYRRDALDF